A stretch of the Notamacropus eugenii isolate mMacEug1 chromosome 2, mMacEug1.pri_v2, whole genome shotgun sequence genome encodes the following:
- the SOST gene encoding sclerostin → MKFPVVLCLLCLLVQVAFHSVQGWQAFKNDATEIIPELSEQPEPPPDLSNNNNKTMNRAENGGRYPHHPLEPKDASDYSCRELHFTRYITDGPCRSAKPVTELVCSGQCGPAHLQPNAIGRKWLWRQSAPDYRCIPDRYRTQRIQLLCPGGEEARTHKIRVVASCKCKRYTRFHNQSELKDFGKEAPRPPKNKKPRLSRIRSGKSKQPELENAY, encoded by the exons ATGAAGTTCCCTGTAGTTCTCTGCCTGCTGTGCCTGCTGGTCCAGGTTGCTTTCCACTCTGTACAAGGGTGGCAGGCCTTCAAGAATGATGCCACCGAGATCATCCCTGAGCTCAGTGAGCAACCCGAGCCTCCGCCTGACCTGTCGAACAACAATAACAAGACGATGAACCGGGCGGAGAATGGAGGGAGATACCCACACCACCCCTTGGAGCCCAAAG ACGCCTCGGATTACAGCTGCCGGGAGCTGCACTTCACTCGCTATATCACCGACGGGCCCTGTCGCAGCGCCAAGCCGGTCACGGAGCTGGTGTGCTCCGGCCAGTGCGGACCAGCGCACCTGCAGCCCAATGCTATTGGGCGCAAATGGTTGTGGCGCCAGAGCGCCCCGGACTACCGCTGCATCCCCGACCGCTACCGCACGCAGCGCATCCAGCTGTTGTGCCCGGGAGGCGAGGAGGCCCGGACTCACAAGATCCGTGTGGTGGCCTCCTGCAAATGCAAGCGCTACACCCGTTTCCACAACCAGTCGGAGCTCAAGGACTTCGGCAAGGAGGCCCCTCGGCCCCCAAAGAACAAGAAGCCGCGGCTGTCCCGGATCCGGAGCGGCAAATCCAAACAGCCAGAGCTGGAGAATGCCTACTAG